A stretch of DNA from Dehalobacterium formicoaceticum:
TTTTTGTAAGAATAAAGCTAACTCTTCAGGGTTATCAAAACGGTTTTTCCCTTTTTCCTTTAGAAAATCCACCAATTCAGTAATGGACATGGAAACAATCTGTTCAGGCTCAAGTTCTTGCAAAACTGCCAGGCAGGTAGCCCCAAACATATTGGAAAAAGGGTTGTCCTGGCGCAGACCACTGAATTTAAGGAAGACCTGATTGAGAAAGTAGGTTTTGTCTCGGGCGATACTTTGCATCAGATGAAAGCGGGTTCGTGTAAGTCGCTGAAGAGCTTCATATTGAATGCACGAAGTCAATTCATGAGGAAGACGGCCAAATCTAAGTTGGTCCGCAATCACCCAGGCATCAATACGGTCATTTTTAGGAAGACAATCATATCCTTTCTTGAAACGAGCTACCTTTCTTGCATTAAGTACAAAAACCTGAGACTGAAAATCAGTAACTTCGTGGAGCCCGGCATTGAGAAAATGGGCTAAATGCCAGCCCAAATTAGAAGTAGCCTCCATACCAACACGAACAAGACTAGTCTGATATTTGACAGCAGATTGAAGGATACGTTGCAATAAAGTTTCAGCCCCGTTTAAATCGTTGGGAATAGAAAAGGAAGCAAGAGCATCACCGGAATCATTCATGAACTGCACAGAATGAGAGCGGAGGCTCACGTCAATTCCTACCATAAGATTTGCCATATCCACACCTCCCTTCGATAAATAATCAAATACTTCTCAGACCTGGGTGCCCATGGGAACCATCTAAAGCAGCCTCGTCATCAGAACTCATGAACAGGAAAACGACAGCTTGGGTGCTACCCCCGAATTCCTGACCCGGTGCAACTAGCGGTTAGATACTCGATGATGGACCACGGGTGGCAGGCTTTATAAAGCAGTATCCAGCAGGATCCGCAAGGAGTGACAGAAATCTCCCGAAAAGTACCTGTCGATCCCATTGTCCCATGAGCAGGTCCAAGAAACAAGACAGAATAAAGCAATAAAAAAGACAGCAAAAAGAGAACAAAAAGGCAACAAAAAACCAGCCAAGCAACAGCTAGTATTTCTACTCTGGCTGGCTGGTTTCCAATCACTAAGGAATTCAAGCATCCTGTTATGGGTCATATACCCTGAGCGTATTATATTTAAACGCCATAGTAACCAGGATTACTGATTTCCAAAAGTGCTCTATATTCAATTAAAAAGTTTTACCATCTAGTTTTGAAGAAACAAATCAAACAACAAAATGATTTGACCACAATCTATAATCGCGCGCCTTACAGATTAAACATGGACTACAAGTTTGCGAATGAAGAGATTCTTCAAAACTGGGAACCGGTTCCCCGGATCGCTATTCTTCAACTGGAAATTATGCTATCCGGTGGATCTAATACTATTATACGAGGAGTTTCACAATGGATTATTCGAAAACACTGAATTTACCTCAAACTGATTTTCCCATGCGGGGAAATTTGCCCAAAAGAGAACCGGAAATGATGCAATTTTGGGCAGATTTAAACATTTATGAAAAAGTACAGGAAAAAACTAAAGGACGGCCCAAATTTATCTTGCATGACGGTCCCCCTTATGCCAATGGAGATATTCATCTGGGTCATACCTTAAATAAAGTGTTGAAGGACATAATTGTTAAATTCAAATCCATGGATGGCTTTGATGCCCCTTATATCCCCGGCTGGGATACCCATGGACTGCCTATTGAGCAAAGAGCGATTAAGGATTTGGGCTTAAACCGCCACAAAGTGAGTGTTGTGGAATTCCGCCAGAAATGTGCCGATTATGCCATGAAATATGTTAATTTGCAGCGGGAACAATTTAAACGCTTAGGGGTGCGGGGAGATTGGGAACACCCTTATATCACTCTTTTGCCGGAATATGAAGCCGTTCAGATCGGCGTTTTTGGTGAAATGGCAAAGAAAGGATATATCTATAAAGGGCTGAAACCTGTTTATTGGTGTGCCGATTGTGAAACTGCTTTGGCGGAAGCCGAGGTGGAGTATGCAGATGCTAAATCACCTTCCATTTATGTCAAGTTTCAGGTCAAGGACGGTAAGGGTATCCTGGACCAAGACGCTAGTTTTGTCATTTGGACCACCACGCCCTGGACGATTCCCGCCAATGTGGCGATCAGCGTCCATCCTGATTTTGACTATTGTCTGGCTGAGGTTGAAGGGGAAAAGATTGTTCTGGCCAAGGAAT
This window harbors:
- a CDS encoding IS110 family transposase is translated as MANLMVGIDVSLRSHSVQFMNDSGDALASFSIPNDLNGAETLLQRILQSAVKYQTSLVRVGMEATSNLGWHLAHFLNAGLHEVTDFQSQVFVLNARKVARFKKGYDCLPKNDRIDAWVIADQLRFGRLPHELTSCIQYEALQRLTRTRFHLMQSIARDKTYFLNQVFLKFSGLRQDNPFSNMFGATCLAVLQELEPEQIVSMSITELVDFLKEKGKNRFDNPEELALFLQKLARSSYRLDKAMADPVNLSLSVMLTVIQTMEKEVTKIDKEIGKIMKSVPETLSSVKGIGPVFAAGIIAEIGDINRFDNHNALAKYTGLVWSQYQSGEFESDETKRLRTGNKYLRYYLVQAANLVRRYDSDYAAFYAKKYSEALKHQHKRALVLTARKLVRLVFMLLKTNKLYTPPERRD